From one Sciurus carolinensis chromosome 9, mSciCar1.2, whole genome shotgun sequence genomic stretch:
- the Filip1l gene encoding filamin A-interacting protein 1-like isoform X2 translates to MVVDEQQRLTAQLTLQRQKIQDLTTSAQETHAKLTLAEARVQEEEQKATRLEKELQTQTTKFHQDQDEIMAKLTNEDSQNHQLRQKLAALSRQVDELEETNRSLRKAEEELQDIKEKINKGEYGNAGIMAEVEELRKRVLDMEGKDEELIRMEEQCRDLNKRLEKEAAQSKDFKLEVEKLNKRIMALEKLEDAFNKSKQECYSLKCNLEKERTTTKQLSQELESLKVRLKELEDIESRLEKTEFTLKEDLTKLKTLTVMLVDERKTMSEKLKQTEDKLQIASSQLQVEQNKVTTVTEKLIEETKRALKSKTDAEEKMFSVTKERDDLKNKLKAEEEKGNDLLSKVNMLKNRLQSLEATEKDFLKNKLNQDSGKSTTALHQENNKIKELSQEVERLKLKLKDMKAIEDDLMKTEDEYETLERRYANEREKAQFLSEELEHVKMELAKYKLAEKTESSHEQWLFKRLQEEEAKSGHLSREVDALKEKIHEYMATEDLICHLQGDHSILQKKLNQQENRNRDLGREIENLTKELERYRHFSKSLRPSLNGRRISDPQVFSKEVQTEAVDNEPPDYKSLIPLERAVINGQLYEESEDQDEDPNEEDSVLSFRSNPSTPLPVNRKLWIPWMKSKEGHPQNGKIQTKPSGNFMQPGDLVLSHTPGQPLHIKVTPDHAQNTATLEITSPTTENPHSYTSTAVIPNCGTPKQRITILQNASITPVKSKTSTEGLMNLEQGMSPITMATFARAQTPESCGSITPERTMSPIQVLAVTGSASSPEQGRSPEPIEISAKHAIFRVSPDRQSSWQFQRANSNSSSVITTEDNKIHIHLGSPYMQAVASPVRPASPSAPLQDNRTQGLTNGALNKTTNKVTSSITITPTATPLPRQSQITIKEVSKQRIPTRIPKPKSTGITRTSTKAPQGPMDKHIHQNGCGKLHIITTVTSNTFLHMGGKR, encoded by the coding sequence ATGGTGGTGGACGAACAACAAAGGCTTACAGCACAGCTCACCCTTCAAAGGCAGAAAATCCAAGACCTTACCACAAGTGCACAGGAAACACATGCTAAACTAACCCTTGCTGAAGCCAGAGTTCAGGAAGAAGAGCAGAAGGCAACCAGACTAGAGAAAGAACTGCAAACGCAGACCACAAAGTTTCATCAGGACCAAGACGAAATTATGGCGAAGCTCACCAATGAGGACAGTCAAAATCACCAGCTTCGACAAAAGCTGGCAGCACTCAGTCGGCAAGTTGATGAGTTAGAAGAGACAAACAGATCtttaagaaaagcagaagaagagctgcaagatataaaagaaaaaatcaacaagggAGAATATGGAAATGCTGGCATCATGGCTGAGGTAGAGGAGCTCAGGAAACGTGTGCTAGATATGGAAGGAAAAGATGAAGAGCTCATAAGGATGGAGGAACAGTGCAGAGATCTCAACAAGAGGCTTGAGAAGGAAGCAGCACAGAGTAAAGACTTTAAACTAGAAGTTGAAAAGCTCAACAAAAGGATTATGGCTCTGGAAAAATTAGAAGATGCCTTcaacaaaagcaaacaagaatGCTACTCTCTTAAATGcaacttagaaaaagaaaggacaacCACAAAGCAGTTGTCTCAGGAACTGGAGAGTTTAAAAGTGAGACTCAAAGAGCTAGAAGACATTGAAAGTAGGCTGGAAAAGACAGAATTCACTCTGAAGGAGGATTTGACTAAACTGAAAACATTAACTGTGATGCTTGTGGATGAACGGAAAACAATGAGCGAAAAACTGAAGCAAACGGAAGATAAATTACAAATTGCTTCTTCCCAGCTTCAAGTGGAGCAGAATAAAGTAACAACAGTTACTGAGAAGTTAATTGAGGAAACTAAAAGGGCACTCAAGTCCAAAACTGATGCAGAAGAAAAGATGTTCAGTGTAACCAAGGAAAGAGATGATctaaaaaacaaactgaaagcagaagaggagaaaggaaatgatCTCTTGTCAAAAGTCAATATGTTGAAAAACAGGCTTCAATCGTTGGAAGCAACTGAAAAAGACTtcctaaaaaacaaattaaatcaaGACTCTGGTAAATCCACAACAGCTTTACaccaagaaaacaataaaattaaagaactcTCCCAAGAAGTGGAAAGACTGAAACTGAAACTAAAGGATATGAAAGCCATTGAGGATgacctcatgaaaacagaagatgaATATGAGACTCTGGAACGAAGGTATGCTAATGAACGAGAAAAAGCTCAATTTTTATCTGAAGAGCTAGAGCATGTTAAAATGGAACTTGCCAAGTACAAGTTAGCAGAAAAGACAGAGTCCAGTCATGAACAATGGCTTTTTAAAAGGCTTCAAGAAGAAGAAGCTAAATCAGGACATCTATCAAGAGAAGTGGAtgcattaaaagagaaaattcatgaATACATGGCAACTGAGGACCTGATATGTCATCTCCAGGGAGATCACTCCATTCTGCAAAAGAAACTAAATCAACAAGAAAACAGGAACAGAGATTTAGGAAGAGAAATCGAAAACCTCACTAAAGAGCTAGAGAGGTACCGGCATTTTAGTAAGAGCCTCCGTCCTAGTCTCAATGGAAGAAGAATCTCCGACCCTCAAGTATTTTCTAAAGAAGTTCAAACAGAAGCAGTAGACAATGAACCACCAGACTACAAGAGTCTCATTCCTCTGGAACGAGCAGTCATCAATGGTCAGTTGTATGAGGAGAGTGAGGACCAAGATGAGGATCCTAATGAGGAGGACTCAGTGCTGTCCTTCAGAAGCAACCCGTCTACTCCCCTTCCTGTGAACAGGAAGTTGTGGATTCCTTGGATGAAATCCAAGGAGGGCCATCCTCAGAAtgggaaaatacaaactaaaCCCAGTGGCAACTTTATGCAACCTGGAGATCTAGTCCTAAGCCATACACCTGGACAGCCGCTTCATATAAAGGTTACGCCAGACCATGCCCAAAATACAGCCACTCTTGAAATCACAAGTCCAACCACAGAGAACCCTCACTCTTACACAAGCACTGCAGTGATACCAAACTGTGGTACCCCAAAGCAGAGGATAACCATTCTCCAAAATGCTTCCATAACACCGGTGAAGTCCAAAACTTCTACTGAAGGCCTCATGAATTTAGAGCAAGGCATGTCCCCAATTACCATGGCAACCTTTGCCAGAGCACAGACCCCAGAGTCTTGTGGTTCTATAACTCCAGAAAGGACAATGTCACCTATTCAGGTCTTGGCTGTGACTGGTTCAGCTAGCTCTCCTGAGCAGGGACGCTCCCCAGAGCCAATAGAAATCAGTGCCAAGCACGCTATTTTCAGAGTCTCCCCAGACCGGCAGTCATCGTGGCAGTTTCAACGTGCAAACAGTAATAGTTCAAGTGTGATAACTACTGAGGATAATAAAATCCACATTCACTTAGGAAGTCCTTACATGCAAGCTGTGGCCAGCCCCGTGAGACCTGCCAGCCCTTCAGCACCACTGCAGGATAACCGAACTCAAGGCTTAACTAATGGGGCACTAAACAAAACAACCAATAAAGTCACCAGCAGTATTACTATCACACCAACAGCTACACCTCTTCCTCGACAATCACAAATTACA